A stretch of Henckelia pumila isolate YLH828 chromosome 4, ASM3356847v2, whole genome shotgun sequence DNA encodes these proteins:
- the LOC140862330 gene encoding uncharacterized protein, with product MHVGITPEVATTGYVITVPSGRILTTTSVIRGLEYELQGNTIKVDLVVLPMTDFDHILGMDWLTVNGASIDFWQRTVSVKPFEGDLFIFLASQSSSASHIISFVCARKLLQRGCQGFIASVFAVSEQPIRSMAEIEVVRDFPDVFLDDAVGIPLAREVKFGIELIPDIVTVSKVPYQLAPTEMKELKEIDSGATGEGLHSS from the coding sequence ATGCACGTAGGTATCACACCCGAGGTTGCTACCACAGGTTATGTTATCACCGTGCCATCTGGAAGGATTCTCACTACTACGAGTGTCATCAGAGGCCTGGAATATGAGTTGCAGGGGAACACAATCAAGGTCGATCTAGTTGTATTGCCTATGACAGACTTTGATCACATATTGGGCATGGACTGgctgacagtcaatggagcttcgattgatttttggCAAAGGACAGTATCAGTGAAACCTTTTGAGGGTGACCTGTTTATTTTCCTTGCGTCCCAGAGCAGCAGTGCTTCGCATATCATCTCTTTTGTGTGTGCGAGAAAATTATTACAgaggggttgccaggggtttatTGCCAGTGTATTTGCAGTGTCAGAACAGCCTATCAGATCTATGGCAGAGATAGAGGTTGTTCGTGATTTCCCGGATGTCTTTCTGGATGACGCTGTAGGAATTCCACTAGCTAGAGAGGTGAAGTTCGGTATTGAGTTGATACCAGATATTGTGACTGTCTCTAAGGTACCGTACCAACTTGCTCCCactgagatgaaagagctgAAAGAAATAGATTCAGGAGCTACTGGAGAAGGGCTTCATTCATCTTAG